AGAATTAATGCAAGATTTACTTACTTCTGAAAAACAAACTATTACAGCTTATAGTACAGGGATAACTGAATCTTCTTGTGCAAATTTAAGAAATACACTAATTGGTAATTTTAAAAATGATCAAAACATTCAATATATGATATTTGATGCTATGAAACAAAAGGG
This window of the Clostridium estertheticum genome carries:
- a CDS encoding spore coat protein; translated protein: MTEKELMQDLLTSEKQTITAYSTGITESSCANLRNTLIGNFKNDQNIQYMIFDAMKQKGWYPTKDAPDNEVQQLKDEANQMLSELK